The window GCGTCCGACAAGTGTCGGTGAAAACGAGTCCAGAGATGAGCAGATGACTGACGCTAATTCATGCATGCCACTTTTAAAAGagatttatgcaaatgaggcttaAGAGAGCAGCAGTGATGTTATAACATCGCAGTTGGCTCGACACACGTGTTATAGGGTACACTCTGGACCATTTGGGCAAATTGATAAACAACTGTTCACACTCACATTAACaccaacggacaatcaggatcataaaaaaaaaagcctacgtgtttttttcccaattcCCTTCCCTATTGAATCACCAGTCCTCGATTCAGTAGGATTTATTCGTTGGCGAAGAGGCAATGTCAACTTTTGCAGATCAAAATGACCCACTAAAGTCATCGCTGGGTGAAGAGCCCATGCAGGTCCACATCCCAGCATCATTTATAATTCAGCGCTGAGACCACATACAGTGGAGTGCAAAAATCACCActggagcatgtgtgtgtgtgcatactaaaaccacacacacaggtgATGACGCAGACGAGAAGCAGTTCAATGACTTTCACCTCTCGTGGTAAGACCCAAGACACTGGCGTTGTGCGTCCACAAGGCCATCTTCAAGCCACCCTTCCATTTCAAAAAGGTTTTTAATTGGGAGGCTCAGCCGTCTAATGAAGCCTCATCAGCCTAATTGGATGTAAAAGATATTCACGCGTACACACTTAGATGATCTGCTGACTCCACTCACACTCATAGAGGCAAAATACAGGAGCAATGATTTTGCCGTGTTCTAACCATTTAAGCAACACTTATCGGAatacaaacggtgcagcaacacatgtagaccgaCAATGTCCTCGGACTCAATTGTTACTGCAGCTTATTGAGCAATTGCACAATGAATACATGAAATCAACCATATTTGTAGATCAAATTATTTGTATTCCAGTATGTCAGATGTAATTTGATGATGCAGGAGTACCTAAAGAATTGCATTTATCTCTCAATAGAGGACACCCAAGCGAGTTTGGCCCAGGTCGCTAATTGGCCTGTTTGGTGGGTCGCCGCGTGCAGCCGGAACTCGGTTGTACGTCTTAGCTAACTAGCTGTCAAACAAGCATTGATTACGCGGTGCCTATAGCGTCATTTATCACCTGGAACAATGGCAGCGCCCGCCGAGCTACAGGGAAACTTCAGTCTGCTTGCAATCGGAAAGATCTCCAGAGAGGTGCACTCCTAGCAACTGTAATTAaacaattccttttttttacaCGAGTCAAATAATATATGATCAACAAGCTTTCTTTGTCCCCACACTGCACTGCTCCCACGTGCGCTGTAATTCCTTTATATGTATTTAATCCTGTAAAACGATTATGCGGCTGCACAACAACGTAAAAATTATACTGGGGGGGATTATGAAAGCGGGGAAAGATTGTAAAAAGCCTTATGAAGTATTCATATGCAGGGAagttgcaaaaaacaaaatgagcacATGTTGGATATCTGTTCAAAGTGCAATCAGACGCCGGGTGGACCCTTGCCGAGCGTTTGACCCACTGGAAGCTGCTGAGGCGGCGACTTAATTAAAGCTAGTCGATAGTATTGAACCTCGGCAGGAGTTCGGAATTATAGGACAGTGAAAGTTTTGGATTCAATTACTAAATGATTGCTCGGAGTAGCTTTGAGACATCGCGACGAAATACACTATTCACTCTGAAACATATTAGAAAATAAGTGTAATTGCGCCTCCACTACAGTAGAAGGCAGTGCCGctctcatttattttattttattttatattatttacacAAAGAGGTTGTAACTATTCATTTTCATAAAAAACCCAAATTTGGCTTTATCATAAGTGCGCCCTCCAGTGGACAAGATTAGCAAGAACAGTTAATTTTATTGAATCGACCTTTGACCGGCGGAGAGGTCTTTTTGTGGCCCACGAACCGTACGTTTGCTCACCCAGACCACGACAAACAAACGACATTCGCATTACAAAAATCATAAATTTAATCCATGATGATATGTGTGACTATCCGACATCAACTTTAAAATCTTAACTATGGGAAAGATCACGTGCAACTGACTATGAAGCCATTCTAATAGCATTTTCCACTTCATCTTCACTTTACCGTCTTGAGGCAGACGAAGCGAAAAGGCCGTCTTAATCCACGGGATTTCAGTTTCTTTAAGGACACTGTGTCATCCTGTTTTATTATTCTCTGACATGCAGCAGTTTTGTCACACGCATGAAGATGACTTGCTAAGTTTGCttcgtgcttgtgtgtgtgtgtgtgaggcccACGTCGtcctttctccgggcactcgaGAGTGTATTCATCTGCCTCGAGAGCTCACAGCGACATCACTATCGTCGCGCCTCTCCATCATTTTGGCATTCATCGTCataacgtgcgtgtgtgtgtgtgtgtgtgcttgaatTCTAAGTGCAAATGTATACTTATGTGGGAAGACGAGGGCTTGTTTGAATTTCCCACTGGTCAAATAAGAAACTAAAGTAGGTTCAAAGTGCCTGATGGTGAATTCAGAGATTTGTTTCAATTTGAAGATGATTATTAAAAAATGGCCTAGTTTCAGCaacaggtctttttttttcctgaagcattttaattatattaataattatCAAATGCCGACACGAAATGAAATGTTTCTTTCGGGTTCGAGCGTGTGGAATCATAATGAGACAAACACGGTGTGCCTTCGGCTCCTTTATAATCCGCACATAGCGATATTCTTCTTATAGCTCGCTAACAGATGGGTGTGCTGTTTGCAATGTTCGAAGTGACGTGTTCACGCTGAGctccgcacacacgcacgcttgcacacacacacacacacacacacacacacacacacacacacacacacacacacacacacacacacaccttccaaTAGACTCCAACCTTATGCTCAAACGGTCCTATGAGATGCCGGCACTGTGACAAATACTTCAATAGATGCTTGCATTATTTAGTATGTTTACACACACGGCGGACGAAAGGCGTTGCAAatcgccttagccggggggtcTCGCTGGACATTTGCCTTTATGAGTGCGCTGTGTGAGAGGTTTCTCTCACAAGCCAATTAGACACTTTTAATGAGCATTTAACCTCTGAGTCCTGCTGTGTGCTGCAAGTATTTTGCTAACTAGAGCGAGAGAAGGAGCAAAACAGTTGCTTGATAGGTTGAtgacatataaaaaaaatacaaggaaacaattactggtatgttttatttttgtggaaattaaaaaaaaaaaaagttgtcctCCGTCGGTCATGGTGTAAAAATAGGATTAGTTTACATCATCTTGATCAAAAATAAAGCAAAGTCATCAATGTTCACAGTATGGATgttaagggaaataaaaaaagaacggaAGTTCTAAGGCACTTCCTGCGTAATTGTCGGCTGCTGATGATGAAAAGACTTGAAAATTCCCATCGGGCGACCTTAATATCAACTTGCGCCGTGGATGTGAGGCTACTCACGACCTCGTGAGTTAATATTCTCACAGGCGTGACTCATTTCTACAGCTCACCGACCTTAACTGGAatccttttgttttcatttcaaagtCGACTTAAAGCTCCTATGGGATGCAAGCACATCAATCAAGTTAGCACAATTAGCACAAGAACAAAGAGATTTGGGTATTTTCTTTCAAAGGCTTATCAAAATCCCCCAAAATTTCGTGAAGGCCTCGAAAAGCAAACGTGAGCGACGCCCCGTCTCCGTTGCCTTATCGGCAAGAGAAAGAATCCCGACAACCGCTTTGTTTGCTTCGTTCATAAAAACATTAAGTGGCTACAGTTGATCAATAGCCATCGACCGGGCGGCCTAAACATTTGCTGCGGAGCGGTTGATCGATGGGACCGGTTAATCCCGCTTGGCCGGACAAGACAGAGTGGGGGGAGAGACGTCGGCAACGTGGTCGGAACGTCTGCCGGAACCAGAGTACAAATACTTTGTTGTTGTACTTAAGTACAATTGGCAGCTATTTTCTACCTGTACACTAATTAATTtttcttgtttgctttttttttacacgacAGTCGTCATTCCCTTatcacatgcacaaacacgctCCGATAGTCCAAGTCAACAAAGCGGCTCTCATCGTGTTGCATTTATGATGTACAAACATTATTAAAGCCCGCTGTACGCTTGGATTATTGGACCTGAAGAACAATTACATCCATATTAGTctttgtgcaaacacacacacacctgcaataGGGAATACACGGTACAGAttgtgaccacacacacacacatacacacacacgagcagagCAGTGAGAGAGTATAAAAGCGCCATCCTTCCCACTCAGCGGAGAAGTGCTCCCCTAACGCTGACACACTCCCTTCAACAAAGAAAACATCCTTTCTGAAGGTAAGAAAAATGATTTTATATTTTTGAAATTATTGTTacatctgttttattttttaaccttGTCTTCCGCTAATGGAGTGTACAGATTGTTTAACATGGATGAGTGAAGTAAAGTAGTCATAGCAGCTTTAATTAGAGTGCATCATTTTTCTTGTatgattttaatttgatttatgtGTTCATTTAATTTAGTGCCGCATTGATTGTTGAAATGAAAAGAGCACTCAACATATTTCTCATCAAGCTTGTTGTGTCTCCCGAACTTTCAGATGCCTGCAGGGTTGAATGTGTTTGTGGTTCTGGCGGTCGTGTGCGCGAGCTCTTTGGGGCTCCCCTCACATCTCGGGGACGAGGACCAACGTTCCCCCTCGAAAGAAGGTACGCCAGCCACTTCCTTGTAAATCTCCACCACGCTCATGTAACATCTACCGTGTGTGCGCAGCCCACCTTGAAGCCGACGCCCACTTTTTGGGGGAGCCCCATCTCCGACACAGCCGCTCCATTCCCCAACTCAAAGGGTCACAAGAGGATGGCGAGTCGCGGGCCAATCTCGGCGAGCTGCTGGCCAGACTCATCTCCTCCAAGAAAGGTACGTGTCCTCCTTTTGCaattattaataaaataaaaaaaaaatggcaacatgTGGCATCAAGAATACACATCATTAGACAAGTGCTTTTCACTTGATGACCCCCACGCCTCCGCACCCCCCCCTTTTCCTCCCCTCCCACACTACACCACCACGTCAGTCTCACTAATAACTAGCACCAGTGCAAAGATGCTTTGTAAAACGAATTAGTGGCTCTGGAAAGCCTTGCTGGTTCCAAAGTGCGTTTATTAGAGTCTTCCGGCCACTCCATGACACACTCCCACTTCatggatttcattttttttttttttttttaaatagcactTGATGCCTTCGTATGGCCGTTGGCATTTGGTTTTGATGTCGTTCAGATGTCttagcatggggggggggggggattgatgGGCTTTGGCACTCTGTCAAGACGGCTGACCGATATTAGAAGAGACGATGCATGCACGGCAAATGATTGCTTCTTTTTTAGAAAAGGCTTGAAGTTTCTGATTTCtgacataataataatttcgAGTTTGTCACAGATGAGAAATTTTGgtgcttatttttttataactggGTTGTTGGAAACCTTCCATGGGAATTAATTAAGAATAATAAGAAGAAATAATTGAATTGAGAATTTACTAAATTGAAGGTTTACATTTTTCTAATAGTTTttttatatagtttttttttcaattacgaGTTGCTTGCTCTCACTCTTTTTCGCTCTCCTGGGCTCTTCTCTCATAAATGATCCCCGTTAATTCCACTTGAAAGTCTCCATTTTGGAATACAATTCTTAAATTCTCATAGAAATtctgcaaaatgttttcactccttttatctattttttaacTGCACTATTGTGCTCGAATTCTGAGAAGAAAATTTCTCTTCACTTTTTCGACAAAGAAGAGCATAACATGGCAAAGGTCGCATTGCAAGAGCATCTCttgaggctgtgtgtgtgtgtgtgtgtgtgtacgcacaGAGTCGTGTTCCTTGCTGTTCGCTTTGCATGTTTTCGGTGTGGGAGGTGTCGTTGTCGAGCCTTCTGCAGCCAATCTCAGCGCACCAGGGAACTTGAAAGGTTGTgctttgtgtgtacgtgtgcgtgtgtgtgttgcgtaGGAG of the Syngnathus typhle isolate RoL2023-S1 ecotype Sweden linkage group LG20, RoL_Styp_1.0, whole genome shotgun sequence genome contains:
- the LOC133144728 gene encoding cholecystokinin-like → MPAGLNVFVVLAVVCASSLGLPSHLGDEDQRSPSKEAHLEADAHFLGEPHLRHSRSIPQLKGSQEDGESRANLGELLARLISSKKASSVRRNSSANSRGAGPSATNHRIADRDYMGWMDFGRRSAEEYEYSS